A stretch of Clostridium sp. BJN0001 DNA encodes these proteins:
- a CDS encoding TM1266 family iron-only hydrogenase system putative regulator translates to METRIALIGIIVENEEAVLKLNEILHGYGKYIVGRMGVPYHKKNVNIISVVIDADNNIISSLSGKLGMIDGIVVNTMYSKNKR, encoded by the coding sequence ATGGAAACAAGAATAGCTCTTATAGGAATAATAGTTGAAAATGAAGAGGCTGTCTTAAAGCTTAATGAGATACTTCATGGATATGGAAAGTACATAGTAGGAAGAATGGGAGTGCCATATCATAAGAAGAATGTGAACATAATAAGTGTTGTTATTGATGCTGATAATAATATTATAAGTTCTCTTTCAGGAAAGCTTGGAATGATTGATGGCATAGTTGTAAATACAATGTATTCAAAAAATAAAAGATAA
- a CDS encoding TIGR03915 family putative DNA repair protein has translation MYYFLYDDTFEGLITCIYDSFYSKEKPSSIISVKDDYAPLLLGECREIKTDLKKFSKVKKAILNKINFLVFKQVYLIFLSCYKEKGLLIYDYLKLAFKVGPDITCYLHNKTVHLIYDTVKKVTYESHKFEGFVRFSYIDNKFLYSSIEPDNDILELLSSHFESRFSNEYFIIHDIKREKALIYNKKNSEIVEMEKSFYKSLNTYYDEFKKLWVLYFKSTTITERANLRLQLRMMPRRYWKHICESQYN, from the coding sequence TTGTACTATTTTTTATATGATGATACATTTGAAGGTCTTATTACATGTATATATGATTCTTTTTACTCAAAAGAAAAACCTTCTTCTATAATAAGTGTTAAAGATGATTATGCACCTCTTCTTCTTGGTGAATGCAGAGAAATTAAAACTGACTTAAAAAAATTCAGCAAAGTAAAAAAAGCTATACTAAATAAAATAAACTTCTTAGTATTTAAGCAGGTTTATCTGATTTTTTTAAGCTGTTATAAAGAAAAAGGACTTCTTATTTATGATTATCTAAAACTTGCTTTTAAAGTAGGTCCTGATATTACATGCTACCTTCATAATAAAACTGTACATCTTATCTATGACACTGTAAAAAAAGTAACTTATGAATCTCATAAATTTGAAGGCTTTGTCAGGTTTTCATATATAGATAATAAATTTCTCTACTCTTCAATTGAACCAGATAATGATATATTAGAGCTGCTTTCAAGCCATTTTGAAAGTAGATTTTCAAATGAATATTTCATTATTCACGATATAAAAAGAGAAAAAGCTCTAATTTATAATAAGAAAAATTCTGAAATAGTTGAAATGGAAAAAAGTTTTTATAAATCCCTAAATACGTATTATGATGAATTTAAAAAACTTTGGGTTTTATATTTTAAATCAACAACAATTACTGAAAGAGCAAATCTTCGTCTTCAACTTAGAATGATGCCGAGAAGATACTGGAAACACATCTGTGAAAGCCAGTATAATTGA
- a CDS encoding GntR family transcriptional regulator, which yields MKILLSNKSDVPIYEQIKSQIKEQIISEDIKEGESLPSIRHLAKELSISVITTTRAYRDLEKEGFIATVKGKGSYVLPKDIEFLKEQYLKNIENCFIEAIKISKLASIDDKELLNMLQNLISTD from the coding sequence TTGAAAATATTATTATCGAATAAATCAGATGTTCCAATATATGAGCAGATAAAATCTCAGATAAAGGAGCAGATTATATCTGAAGATATAAAAGAAGGAGAAAGCCTTCCGTCTATAAGACATCTTGCAAAAGAGCTTTCGATAAGCGTTATAACAACAACTAGAGCTTATAGGGATTTAGAAAAAGAAGGATTCATTGCAACAGTTAAAGGAAAAGGAAGCTATGTACTTCCAAAAGATATTGAATTTTTAAAAGAACAGTATCTAAAAAATATAGAAAACTGCTTTATAGAGGCTATTAAGATTTCAAAATTAGCATCAATAGATGATAAAGAACTTTTAAATATGCTTCAAAACTTAATAAGTACAGATTAG
- the aepX gene encoding phosphoenolpyruvate mutase produces the protein MKKIVYVAMSADIIHQGHLNVLKNAGKYGDIIVGLHTDDVIRGYWRNPIMKYDERKEVIENIKGVIKVIPQDSLDQTENLLKIKPQYVFHGDDWVNGPQEEYRKKVIDVLKTFGGKLIEVPYTKGVSISKLDDELKKIGITPQKRLKSLKEMIFSKKIVRILEAHNGLTGLIAQKTKIEKDGKIKEFDGMWISSLCDSTAKGKPDIEVVDLTSRLNTINDILEVTTKPIIVDGDTGGLIEHFVYTVKTLERLGVSAIIIEDKVGLKKNSLFGTDVKQTQDTKKHFAQKIKAGREARVTRDFMIIARIESLIAKKGIDDAISRAKEYIDAGADGIMIHSKEQDGKEIAAFCKEYNKFKNKVPLVLVPTSYNFMTEKELEDLGANVVIYANHLIRSAYPAMAETAKSILENGRSKEASEKCMPIKEILTLI, from the coding sequence ATGAAGAAAATAGTGTATGTTGCTATGAGTGCAGATATAATTCATCAAGGACATCTTAATGTGCTTAAAAACGCTGGAAAATATGGAGATATAATAGTTGGACTTCATACTGATGATGTTATACGTGGATATTGGAGAAATCCTATAATGAAATACGATGAAAGAAAAGAAGTAATTGAAAATATAAAAGGTGTTATTAAAGTTATTCCTCAGGATTCTCTTGATCAGACAGAAAATCTACTTAAAATAAAACCACAGTATGTATTTCATGGAGATGACTGGGTTAATGGACCTCAAGAAGAATATAGAAAAAAAGTAATTGATGTATTAAAGACATTTGGAGGAAAACTCATTGAAGTTCCTTATACAAAAGGAGTATCTATTTCAAAGCTTGATGATGAACTTAAAAAGATAGGTATAACTCCTCAGAAAAGATTAAAAAGCTTAAAAGAAATGATTTTCTCAAAGAAAATAGTAAGAATACTTGAAGCACATAATGGTCTTACAGGACTTATTGCACAGAAAACTAAAATAGAAAAAGACGGCAAGATAAAAGAGTTTGATGGTATGTGGATAAGTTCTTTATGTGATTCTACAGCAAAAGGAAAGCCTGATATTGAAGTAGTTGATTTAACGTCAAGACTTAATACTATAAATGATATATTAGAAGTTACAACAAAACCTATAATAGTTGATGGCGATACAGGTGGGCTTATAGAGCATTTTGTCTATACAGTAAAGACACTTGAAAGACTTGGAGTTTCAGCAATTATTATTGAAGATAAGGTTGGACTTAAAAAGAATTCTTTATTTGGAACAGACGTAAAGCAAACTCAAGATACTAAAAAGCATTTTGCGCAGAAGATAAAAGCAGGAAGAGAGGCAAGAGTAACGCGTGATTTTATGATAATTGCAAGAATAGAAAGTCTTATTGCTAAAAAAGGAATAGATGATGCAATATCTCGTGCAAAAGAGTATATAGATGCAGGGGCAGATGGTATTATGATTCATAGTAAAGAGCAGGATGGAAAAGAGATTGCAGCTTTTTGCAAAGAATATAATAAATTTAAAAATAAAGTTCCTTTAGTTTTAGTTCCTACATCATATAATTTTATGACTGAAAAAGAGCTTGAAGATTTAGGAGCAAATGTTGTAATTTATGCAAACCATCTTATAAGAAGTGCTTATCCTGCCATGGCTGAAACTGCAAAAAGTATTTTAGAAAATGGACGATCTAAAGAAGCATCAGAAAAGTGTATGCCTATAAAAGAAATTCTCACACTTATTTAA
- a CDS encoding HAD family hydrolase gives MIKMLASDLDGTLLNSEHVIDDESTVAIKKAQEKGLIFVVSTGRDYEMVLPLLKKQNIVCECSLMNGAEYRDENGKILESINMEPSLALRVIDVLREHDISSRIFTNKGSYTINTREEALREVACRTVTFSKGITFEEAMKKAAEEPFFTSLHFLDNNYEEFFRRDDVQIRKFVAFNSDTEKIKRLAKEVSKIKELAVSSSFKDNIEITHVTAQKGILLKKIAKKRNLKDYEVAVIGDSLNDYSMFTEFKDTSVAMANAMPEIKKIAKYMTKTNDEHGVAEVIYNILGGKLF, from the coding sequence ATGATAAAAATGTTAGCATCTGATTTAGATGGCACATTATTAAATTCGGAGCATGTTATAGATGATGAAAGTACAGTAGCAATAAAGAAAGCTCAAGAGAAAGGACTTATATTTGTAGTATCGACAGGAAGAGATTACGAAATGGTACTTCCTCTTTTAAAAAAGCAGAATATTGTATGTGAATGTTCGCTTATGAATGGTGCAGAATATAGAGATGAAAATGGAAAAATATTAGAATCAATAAATATGGAACCATCTCTAGCATTAAGAGTAATTGATGTATTAAGAGAGCATGATATATCATCAAGAATATTTACAAATAAAGGCTCATACACAATCAATACAAGAGAAGAGGCACTTCGTGAAGTTGCATGTAGGACAGTTACTTTTTCAAAAGGAATAACATTTGAAGAGGCTATGAAAAAAGCAGCAGAAGAGCCATTTTTCACAAGTCTTCATTTTTTAGATAATAATTATGAAGAATTCTTTAGAAGAGATGATGTTCAAATAAGAAAGTTTGTAGCATTCAATTCAGATACTGAAAAGATAAAAAGACTTGCAAAAGAAGTTTCTAAGATAAAAGAACTTGCAGTATCATCATCATTTAAAGATAATATAGAGATTACTCATGTTACAGCTCAAAAAGGAATTCTTTTAAAGAAAATTGCTAAAAAGAGAAATCTTAAAGATTATGAAGTAGCAGTAATAGGCGATAGTTTAAATGACTACTCTATGTTTACAGAATTTAAAGATACATCTGTTGCTATGGCAAATGCAATGCCTGAGATAAAAAAGATAGCAAAATATATGACAAAAACTAATGATGAGCACGGAGTTGCAGAAGTTATTTATAATATTTTAGGTGGAAAATTATTTTAA
- a CDS encoding ABC transporter ATP-binding protein codes for MNALDIKNLNKKFKNFSLKDIEIELPKGYILGYVGQNGSGKTTTIKLIMNFLKMDSGIIKVFGKEYSENESEYKNMIGYIADECYFPENLTTKDILKINKGFYKEFDEKKYNSMLSKWKIPKDKKIKDFSKGMKVKLSFASVFSRKTKLLILDEATSGLDPVVRDEILKMIQDYIEDGEKSVIFSSHIESDIEKIADYIYFIDDGKIILNGVKDDILENHMIIKGGSSEMTSEIKEKVIGYEINDVCFRALIKTDDKKYFSNNFLYEKPNVEDIVVLYIKGLNK; via the coding sequence ATGAATGCGTTAGATATTAAAAATCTAAATAAGAAATTTAAGAATTTCAGCCTAAAAGATATAGAAATTGAGCTTCCTAAAGGCTATATTTTAGGATATGTAGGTCAAAATGGATCAGGAAAAACAACTACTATTAAGCTTATTATGAATTTTTTAAAAATGGATTCAGGCATAATTAAAGTATTTGGGAAAGAATATAGCGAGAATGAATCTGAATACAAAAATATGATAGGATACATAGCAGATGAGTGTTATTTCCCGGAAAATTTAACTACAAAAGACATATTAAAAATAAATAAAGGATTTTATAAAGAGTTTGATGAGAAAAAATATAATTCAATGCTTTCTAAATGGAAAATACCTAAAGATAAAAAAATAAAGGATTTTTCAAAAGGAATGAAAGTTAAGTTATCTTTTGCCTCTGTTTTTTCAAGAAAGACAAAACTTCTTATATTAGATGAAGCTACAAGTGGTCTTGATCCTGTAGTAAGAGATGAAATACTTAAAATGATTCAAGATTATATTGAAGATGGAGAAAAAAGCGTAATATTTTCTTCACATATAGAGTCAGATATAGAAAAGATAGCTGATTATATTTATTTTATAGATGATGGAAAGATAATTTTAAATGGTGTAAAAGATGATATATTAGAAAATCATATGATAATTAAAGGAGGAAGTTCTGAGATGACTTCCGAAATTAAGGAGAAAGTCATAGGATATGAGATTAATGATGTTTGTTTTAGAGCTCTTATTAAAACTGACGATAAAAAATATTTCTCTAATAATTTTTTATATGAGAAACCTAATGTAGAAGATATAGTTGTTTTATATATAAAAGGATTAAATAAGTAA
- a CDS encoding flavodoxin domain-containing protein: MKTLIVFASKHGTTKDCAKRLERAINGEVSLIDIKKDEICSINEYDNVILGGAIYGGMVSRKLKKFISDNKEILLKKNLGIYICCMSDKEKINSQFEQNFSKDILDKAFIKSSFGGEFHFLRMNFFEKFIIKQIYKNDKSQKIDGKKDIKKLDLQAIKNFAKCINDFSK; this comes from the coding sequence ATGAAAACACTTATTGTTTTTGCATCTAAGCATGGGACGACTAAGGATTGTGCAAAAAGGCTTGAAAGAGCAATTAATGGAGAGGTTTCATTAATTGATATTAAAAAAGATGAAATATGCAGTATTAATGAGTATGATAATGTAATACTTGGAGGGGCTATATATGGCGGCATGGTTTCAAGAAAATTAAAAAAATTTATATCGGATAATAAGGAAATTTTACTTAAGAAAAACTTAGGAATTTATATATGTTGTATGTCAGATAAAGAAAAGATTAATTCGCAGTTTGAGCAGAATTTTTCAAAAGATATTTTAGATAAAGCATTTATAAAATCAAGTTTTGGTGGTGAGTTTCATTTTTTAAGAATGAATTTTTTTGAAAAGTTTATAATAAAGCAGATATATAAAAATGATAAATCACAAAAAATAGATGGCAAAAAAGATATAAAGAAGCTTGATTTACAAGCGATAAAGAATTTTGCAAAGTGCATTAATGATTTTAGTAAATAG
- a CDS encoding alpha/beta hydrolase: MFDKYFITEDNYIENIKNKVEPYLKKFRNSGYLKINDKIKLYYETFILKKPKASIVISHGNWESVEKYKELIYYFLREGYSVFFVEHRGYGRSGFLGKVDKCQVYVDNFDSYVDDFKKFIDDVVKKSIKNEDLFLYAHSMGGTIAVRFLEKYTDYFKCAVLNAPMLMMETGSVPVKVASILSSLNVKLKKGGRYVINQKPYEDKYDFENASTTSKGRYDYLYKCTSSNEQLHRGGISYGWLNAATNMTSKIISDKNVKKIKIPILMFQAGHDTLVREKGQMKFIKSSKTCLSIKIEDAKHSIFIEKDSILKPYMEKVFKFYEQNL; this comes from the coding sequence ATGTTTGATAAATATTTTATAACAGAAGATAATTATATAGAAAACATAAAAAATAAAGTTGAACCATACTTAAAGAAGTTTAGAAATAGTGGTTATTTAAAAATTAATGATAAAATAAAACTTTATTATGAAACATTTATATTAAAAAAACCTAAAGCATCTATTGTTATATCTCATGGAAACTGGGAAAGCGTAGAAAAATATAAGGAACTTATTTATTACTTCTTAAGAGAAGGATATTCTGTATTTTTTGTTGAACATAGAGGTTATGGACGTTCTGGATTTTTGGGAAAAGTGGACAAGTGTCAAGTATATGTTGATAATTTTGACAGTTATGTTGATGATTTTAAAAAATTTATAGATGATGTTGTAAAAAAGAGTATTAAAAATGAAGATTTATTTTTATATGCACATTCGATGGGAGGTACTATAGCTGTACGTTTTTTAGAAAAATATACTGATTATTTTAAATGTGCAGTTTTAAATGCACCGATGCTTATGATGGAAACTGGCTCTGTACCTGTAAAGGTAGCATCTATTCTTTCATCTTTAAATGTAAAGTTAAAAAAAGGTGGAAGATACGTTATAAATCAAAAACCATATGAAGATAAATATGATTTTGAAAATGCGTCAACAACTTCTAAGGGAAGATATGATTATTTATATAAATGTACATCTTCAAATGAACAGCTTCATCGTGGTGGAATTTCATATGGCTGGCTTAATGCAGCAACTAATATGACATCAAAAATAATATCAGATAAAAATGTTAAAAAAATAAAAATTCCTATTTTGATGTTTCAGGCAGGGCATGATACTCTTGTCCGTGAAAAAGGACAGATGAAATTTATAAAAAGTTCTAAGACGTGTTTGTCTATAAAGATAGAAGATGCAAAACATTCTATATTTATAGAAAAAGACAGCATACTTAAACCATATATGGAAAAAGTATTTAAATTTTATGAACAGAATCTTTAA
- a CDS encoding ABC-2 transporter permease — MNSLLYAKLDLVTTFKNSIKYLLIILAMAIFFVSTKNIMYGINYMSFMVITLAAQPFTASSILKCEQYYYTLPGKRNEMVQGRYIYMIALWIVSFIIESILNIILITMGVMQGKDFYILIILSLLSILAVAIQYPIYYKMGFEKGNFLARFIYILPAIFIFIIPISISGKNSFKIFEITMGNIQMTAIFIMLFSILSLYISYIISCKVCGNKEI; from the coding sequence ATGAATAGTTTATTATATGCCAAACTTGATTTAGTAACTACATTTAAAAATTCAATAAAATATCTACTTATCATACTTGCGATGGCAATATTCTTTGTTTCAACTAAAAATATTATGTATGGTATAAATTATATGTCATTTATGGTAATTACACTTGCAGCGCAGCCTTTTACAGCATCTTCAATTTTAAAATGTGAACAATATTATTATACTCTTCCAGGCAAAAGAAATGAAATGGTACAAGGAAGATATATATATATGATTGCTTTGTGGATTGTTTCGTTTATTATAGAAAGTATTTTAAATATAATACTTATTACTATGGGTGTAATGCAAGGAAAAGATTTTTATATACTAATAATATTAAGTTTATTAAGTATTTTAGCTGTTGCTATTCAATATCCAATATATTATAAAATGGGTTTTGAAAAAGGAAACTTTTTAGCAAGATTTATATATATACTACCTGCAATATTTATATTTATTATTCCTATTAGTATTTCAGGAAAAAATAGTTTTAAAATATTTGAAATTACAATGGGCAATATCCAAATGACAGCAATTTTTATAATGCTTTTTAGCATACTATCTTTATATATTTCATATATTATTTCATGTAAAGTGTGTGGAAACAAAGAGATATAA
- a CDS encoding phosphocholine cytidylyltransferase family protein, whose product MSISTAVILAAGMGTRLSSVTKDKIPKGFLEINGQTLIERSINKLRSVGIRKIYIVTGHLNTYYDKLCEKYKFIKTRHNRFYRKTGSMASLAVLEDEISEDFILLESDIIYEVYALIETINYKEDDCVLLSGRTNSGDECYVQVKENNLYKISKNIEDIDEVYGELVGISKISIGLFKEIIRQYKRFKADLFLENYKDKYDYENAIFDSAKERKIGYLKLNNLIWGEIDDESHLNRIKNIIIPKLENKNIKEEITK is encoded by the coding sequence ATGAGTATTAGTACAGCTGTAATTTTAGCTGCGGGAATGGGAACAAGGCTTAGCAGTGTCACAAAAGATAAGATTCCTAAAGGCTTTTTAGAGATAAACGGACAGACTCTTATTGAAAGGTCAATAAATAAATTAAGAAGTGTTGGTATACGCAAAATATATATAGTTACAGGTCATTTAAATACGTATTATGATAAGCTTTGTGAAAAATATAAGTTCATAAAAACAAGACATAATAGGTTTTATAGAAAAACAGGAAGCATGGCTTCATTAGCTGTATTAGAAGATGAAATTTCAGAAGATTTTATTTTACTTGAAAGTGATATTATCTATGAAGTTTATGCTCTTATAGAAACTATTAATTATAAAGAAGATGACTGCGTACTTTTAAGTGGCAGGACAAATTCTGGTGATGAATGTTATGTTCAGGTAAAAGAGAACAATCTATATAAAATTTCTAAAAATATAGAAGATATTGATGAAGTTTATGGAGAACTTGTTGGAATATCAAAAATATCTATTGGTCTTTTTAAAGAAATAATAAGGCAGTATAAGAGATTTAAAGCTGATTTATTTTTAGAAAATTATAAAGATAAATATGATTATGAAAATGCAATTTTTGATTCTGCTAAGGAAAGAAAAATAGGGTATTTAAAACTAAATAATCTTATATGGGGAGAAATAGATGATGAAAGTCATCTTAATAGAATAAAAAATATTATAATACCTAAGCTTGAGAATAAAAATATTAAGGAGGAAATTACAAAATGA
- the fsa gene encoding fructose-6-phosphate aldolase, translating into MKFFLDTANVEEIKEINDMGVICGVTTNPSLIAKEGRDFKEVIKEITQIVDGPISGEVVSDDSENMIKEGREISKIHKNMIVKIPMTEQGLKAVKVLAKEGIKTNVTLVFSATQAMLAANAGAAYVSPFIGRVDDISMEGIDVVKDIAEIFKIYNIKTEIIAASVRHPIHVLEAAKAGADIATVPYKIVKQMIKHPLTDQGIEKFKNDWNKAFK; encoded by the coding sequence ATGAAATTCTTTTTAGATACAGCGAATGTAGAGGAAATAAAAGAAATTAATGATATGGGCGTTATCTGTGGGGTTACAACAAATCCTTCTCTTATCGCAAAAGAGGGAAGAGATTTTAAAGAAGTAATAAAGGAAATCACTCAGATAGTTGATGGACCTATAAGCGGTGAAGTAGTAAGCGATGATTCTGAGAACATGATAAAAGAAGGAAGAGAAATTTCTAAAATTCATAAGAACATGATAGTTAAAATTCCTATGACTGAACAGGGGCTTAAAGCAGTTAAGGTATTAGCAAAAGAAGGCATAAAGACAAATGTTACTTTAGTCTTTTCAGCAACTCAAGCAATGCTTGCAGCAAACGCAGGTGCAGCATATGTAAGTCCATTTATCGGCAGAGTTGATGATATTTCAATGGAAGGAATTGATGTAGTTAAAGACATTGCTGAAATATTTAAGATTTACAACATTAAAACTGAAATTATAGCAGCAAGCGTAAGACATCCTATCCATGTTCTTGAAGCAGCCAAAGCAGGAGCAGACATTGCAACAGTTCCATACAAGATAGTTAAGCAGATGATAAAACATCCATTAACAGATCAGGGAATCGAAAAGTTTAAAAATGATTGGAACAAAGCGTTTAAATAA
- a CDS encoding putative DNA modification/repair radical SAM protein — MDHNIFEKLKILSDAAKYDVSCSSSGSKRKNKKNGIGDAASYGICHSFTPDGRCISLLKILFSNDCVFDCKYCINAASKDFKRVSFTPDEASDLTINFYRRNYIEGLFLSSAVIKNPDYTMQLLIKTADKLRNEYNFNGYIHLKAIPGADKALVKKAGLLCDRMSVNIELPSSESLKLLAPQKSKEKILTPMGVIKNSIIENKDLKKHIKSSPLFVPGGQSTQLIVGASKDSDSKILKLSENLYNRYNLKRVYYSAYVPIVKNSKFLPQISHPPIIREHRLYQADWLLRFYGFKADELLKNDTDNFDINFDPKTSWAINNLNEFPVEINKAPYEKLLRVPGIGVSSAMKIVKIRKFHSLTFEDLKKLRIVLKRAKYFITCSGKYKSHTSFDDTSIKESILNGNNKNADENQISFFDNIKYEKTNSNIFLPAN; from the coding sequence ATGGATCACAATATATTTGAAAAATTAAAAATATTATCAGATGCAGCAAAATATGATGTATCGTGTTCTTCTTCAGGTTCTAAAAGAAAGAATAAAAAAAATGGTATAGGCGATGCTGCAAGCTACGGTATATGCCATAGCTTTACTCCTGATGGAAGATGTATTTCGCTTTTAAAAATACTTTTTTCAAACGACTGTGTTTTTGACTGTAAATATTGCATAAATGCAGCATCAAAAGATTTTAAACGTGTAAGTTTTACTCCAGATGAAGCTTCTGACCTTACAATAAACTTTTATAGAAGAAATTACATAGAAGGTCTTTTTTTAAGCTCAGCTGTAATAAAAAATCCTGATTATACTATGCAGCTTCTTATAAAAACAGCAGATAAACTCAGAAATGAATATAATTTTAATGGATATATACATCTTAAAGCAATCCCTGGTGCTGATAAAGCTTTAGTTAAAAAAGCAGGTCTTTTATGTGACAGAATGAGTGTAAATATAGAGCTTCCATCATCAGAGAGTTTAAAACTTTTAGCTCCTCAAAAAAGCAAAGAAAAAATATTAACCCCTATGGGAGTAATAAAAAATTCAATAATTGAAAATAAGGATTTAAAAAAACATATTAAAAGTTCTCCCCTTTTTGTTCCAGGAGGACAAAGTACACAGCTTATAGTAGGTGCATCTAAAGACAGCGACTCTAAAATACTTAAATTATCTGAAAATCTATATAATAGATATAATTTAAAAAGAGTTTACTACTCTGCTTATGTTCCTATTGTTAAAAACAGTAAGTTTCTTCCACAGATTTCTCATCCACCTATTATAAGAGAGCATAGACTTTATCAAGCAGACTGGCTCCTTCGTTTTTATGGCTTTAAAGCAGACGAGCTTTTAAAAAATGATACAGATAATTTTGATATAAACTTTGATCCTAAAACATCATGGGCAATTAATAACTTAAATGAATTTCCGGTTGAAATAAATAAAGCGCCGTATGAAAAGCTATTAAGAGTTCCCGGAATAGGCGTAAGTTCTGCTATGAAAATAGTAAAGATTAGAAAATTTCACTCATTAACATTTGAAGATTTAAAAAAGCTTCGTATAGTTTTAAAAAGAGCGAAGTATTTTATAACATGCAGCGGTAAATATAAATCTCATACATCTTTTGATGACACTTCAATAAAAGAAAGTATTCTTAATGGTAATAATAAGAATGCAGATGAAAATCAGATTTCATTTTTTGATAACATAAAATATGAAAAAACAAATTCAAATATCTTTCTGCCTGCAAATTAG